The Acidobacteriota bacterium region TGATCGCTTCGGCATGGGAGCGGAAATTGGTCTTTTCCGCCAGGGTCTCCCCACTCTTTGGCGACGCGCCCACACTGACGGCAGCATGTTGAGCGCCAGCGATATTCGCGTCCATTTCGGACTTGGTGATAGTTCGAAGGTTGACTCGCTTTTGGTTCGCTGGCCAGATGGCGCCAGGGAGAAATGGGACAGGATTAATGCTGACCAGATTATCAAGCTACGCCGCGGTACAGGTCTCCGCTTATAACTTCTTATCCGGAAGCGAGTATTTAGCCGGGTCGTCGCTGCAGAATTAAATCCGGGCCACGGTCTCGCGCACAATCAGGTCCGTTGCGAGGGTCTTTTCAACAAAAGCCATTTCCGGATGGCGGAGCCTTTCGAGAAGGGTGCGCAGGCATACCTGGCCTATCTCTTCTTTTCGGACCCGCACCGTCGTCAGCGGTGGGTCCATAAGCATTGCTTCTTCACGATCGTCGAAGCCAATCAGGCTGATGTCATCCGGGATGCGAATGCCGCGGCGGCGGAATGATCGCCACAGCCCGAAGGCCACCTCATCATTTAACGCGACCACAGCGGTTGGCAACGGTTTGCGGGCCAGGACCAGGTCGCAGGCCCATGCTCCATAGTCCACAAACCCGGACGGGCGGGCATTCGTAATAAAAGCTGGCTTGATTTTGGCCTCATGGGTTGCTTTCAAAAAACCGGCATGGCGATTTCGGCCCCACGGGTAGGTGAGATCGCCCACGAAGACGATATTGCGGTGTCCCTGGCTGATCACGTAGCGGACCGCTTCGTATTCGCCTCGGAAGCCATCG contains the following coding sequences:
- a CDS encoding LacI family transcriptional regulator, which translates into the protein MNQPRTAATIRDVARHAGVGIGTVSRVLNGGAQVSHATHERVALAIRHLGFRPNAQARRIHRKRSEIVCFVLSNREFPNSFHARILQGVEDYARELKQHVLFTAVHYEPTTSPHYITLPPILEERGLFDGIILSGTNYPNFLTRIEKMQIPFVVFGNNVFDFKGDKYFDQVGFDGFRGEYEAVRYVISQGHRNIVFVGDLTYPWGRNRHAGFLKATHEAKIKPAFITNARPSGFVDYGAWACDLVLARKPLPTAVVALNDEVAFGLWRSFRRRGIRIPDDISLIGFDDREEAMLMDPPLTTVRVRKEEIGQVCLRTLLERLRHPEMAFVEKTLATDLIVRETVARI